In one window of Deltaproteobacteria bacterium DNA:
- a CDS encoding response regulator yields MGGRPLEAGAEVAVSGGGPAASAFAIGLLGGAQLRGLRPSVRLYDGPEQLSAQPPAVLGPLARHRLASLGVVIPPELAALELRGILIWSAGRSELLPIPPANALVIDGWPAQAAGSVLLDRLLQQAAALRGARLVGRPVDAVEVRGDHLALLAGGGPERAQLLCATRPLPGRDASARDAVRARLFASSRACVELGTFIRLFVRPCQGVDLLLAVPSTSSLHITAWGARPGASQLALAMAELRRQGALPAGLEIAELAAVRLGWGKTSWTAEPHVLHVADAYAASPLDPLGPALEQGQRAAHAVLESAAAMEDLPLRAASLLAGPRADAHDAVVAVRRLLRAGPGGPAALGRAGASGANGGFILGLGPPGHEARAHLWGPSLWGPFRRLWHEQGPGLPPKLPARRPVYVVDDDPAQRALLCEFLTARSLPVRALADELDLLAAAAEEPPRAVLLDVVLDWVDGLRLCRALRNHPTTRHTPIFVVSGLTRASDRRAALSAGADGFFAKPVDLEALARRLEGLRAL; encoded by the coding sequence ATGGGCGGCCGGCCGTTGGAAGCAGGTGCGGAGGTCGCGGTCAGCGGCGGCGGGCCGGCGGCGAGCGCCTTCGCCATCGGGCTCCTCGGCGGCGCGCAGCTGCGCGGGCTCCGGCCCTCGGTGCGGCTCTACGACGGCCCCGAACAGCTCTCCGCCCAGCCGCCCGCCGTGCTCGGACCGCTCGCGCGACATCGGCTCGCCTCGCTCGGGGTGGTCATTCCGCCGGAGCTCGCCGCGCTGGAGCTGCGCGGGATCCTCATTTGGTCCGCCGGACGCTCGGAGCTCTTGCCCATCCCGCCCGCGAACGCGCTGGTGATCGACGGCTGGCCCGCGCAAGCAGCCGGCTCCGTGCTGCTCGATCGACTCCTGCAGCAGGCGGCTGCGCTGCGGGGCGCGCGGTTGGTGGGCCGGCCCGTGGACGCCGTCGAGGTGCGCGGCGATCACCTCGCGCTCCTCGCGGGCGGCGGACCGGAGCGCGCCCAGCTGCTCTGCGCCACCCGGCCGCTCCCGGGACGAGACGCGTCGGCGCGCGATGCGGTGCGCGCGCGGCTCTTTGCCTCGTCGCGAGCGTGCGTGGAGCTGGGGACCTTCATCCGGCTCTTCGTGCGGCCGTGCCAGGGCGTGGACCTGCTCCTCGCCGTGCCGTCCACGAGCTCGCTGCACATCACGGCCTGGGGAGCGCGGCCGGGCGCGAGCCAGCTGGCCCTCGCAATGGCCGAGCTGCGTCGACAGGGCGCGTTGCCCGCGGGCCTGGAGATCGCCGAGCTCGCGGCGGTGCGGTTGGGCTGGGGCAAGACCTCGTGGACGGCCGAACCGCACGTGCTGCACGTCGCCGACGCGTACGCCGCTTCGCCGCTGGATCCGCTCGGGCCAGCGCTCGAGCAGGGCCAGCGCGCGGCCCACGCTGTTCTCGAGAGCGCGGCCGCGATGGAAGATCTGCCGCTGCGGGCCGCTTCGCTGCTGGCAGGTCCGCGCGCCGACGCGCACGACGCGGTGGTGGCCGTGCGCCGACTTCTTCGAGCGGGCCCAGGTGGGCCCGCCGCGCTTGGACGCGCGGGCGCGAGCGGTGCGAACGGCGGCTTCATCCTCGGGCTCGGTCCGCCGGGGCACGAGGCGCGCGCGCACCTCTGGGGGCCCTCGCTGTGGGGACCGTTCCGGCGGCTCTGGCACGAGCAAGGTCCCGGGCTGCCGCCGAAGCTTCCGGCGCGGCGTCCGGTCTACGTGGTCGACGACGATCCCGCACAGCGCGCGCTGCTCTGCGAGTTCCTCACCGCGCGCTCGCTGCCGGTGCGCGCCCTCGCCGACGAGCTCGACCTGCTCGCCGCCGCCGCCGAAGAGCCGCCCCGCGCGGTGCTGCTCGACGTGGTGCTCGATTGGGTCGACGGCCTTCGCCTCTGCCGCGCGCTGCGCAATCACCCGACCACCCGGCACACGCCGATCTTCGTGGTCTCGGGGCTGACGCGCGCGAGCGATCGCCGAGCCGCGCTCTCTGCCGGCGCCGACGGCTTCTTCGCCAAGCCCGTGGACCTCGAAGCGCTGGCGCGTCGGCTCGAGGGCCTGCGCGCGCTCTAG
- a CDS encoding tetratricopeptide repeat protein: protein MINLILSVVAGALVTVLLHAIFGFGWIACVLPGSLVMVAVYLLLARRIASQVQAIAEQAQAVLQGIRTEKERNGALDKAIKIFESALKLSSWQFFIGSEIQANVGMLQYMKGDYAAAKPHLAGAISRNWMAKTYLGCIHYMAKETEPMAKAFEEAVSGGGKKESMAWAAYCWCLENTKQHDAAVAAAGRAVAENPSDEKLKKLQNQLQNGKRLKMDPFTPNWWQFGLEQPPTAMPQVRFQRYRRR, encoded by the coding sequence ATGATCAACCTCATCCTCTCCGTCGTCGCGGGCGCGCTGGTGACGGTGCTCCTGCACGCCATCTTCGGCTTCGGCTGGATCGCCTGCGTGCTCCCCGGCTCGCTGGTGATGGTGGCCGTCTACCTCTTGCTCGCACGCCGCATCGCGTCTCAAGTGCAAGCCATCGCCGAGCAAGCCCAGGCCGTGCTCCAGGGCATCCGCACCGAGAAGGAGCGCAACGGCGCCCTCGACAAGGCCATCAAGATCTTCGAGAGCGCGCTCAAGCTCTCGAGCTGGCAGTTCTTCATTGGCTCGGAGATCCAGGCCAACGTGGGAATGCTCCAGTACATGAAGGGCGACTACGCCGCGGCCAAGCCCCACCTCGCCGGCGCGATCAGCCGCAACTGGATGGCCAAGACGTACCTCGGCTGCATCCACTACATGGCCAAGGAGACGGAGCCGATGGCCAAGGCCTTCGAAGAGGCCGTCAGCGGCGGCGGCAAGAAGGAGTCGATGGCCTGGGCCGCGTACTGCTGGTGCCTCGAGAACACCAAGCAGCACGACGCCGCCGTGGCCGCAGCGGGCCGCGCCGTCGCCGAGAATCCCTCGGACGAGAAGCTCAAGAAGCTCCAGAACCAGCTCCAGAACGGCAAGCGCTTGAAGATGGATCCCTTCACGCCCAACTGGTGGCAGTTCGGCCTCGAGCAGCCGCCGACAGCCATGCCGCAGGTTCGCTTCCAGCGCTACCGCCGGCGCTAG
- the miaA gene encoding tRNA (adenosine(37)-N6)-dimethylallyltransferase MiaA has product MIVVAGPTASGKSALAAALALALGGEVVSADSQQVYQGFDIGTAKPTPDELALAPHHLISILDAREARMDAARYADRADAAIREIAARDHVAIVAGGTGLYLRALLHGVMDAPGRDQAFRDALRIRAAEVGWPALHAELAEKDPEAAAAITPQDRVRIERALELIATTGQRASELRKAHGFLPARYEFLGLRLELPREELYARIDARTQAMFDGGLVEETERLLSQGLDDAPPMASIGYLQARAVLRGELTREQAVADTAQQTRKYAKRQLTWFKKEPGFRAIAAPDAEGLARLIDEAHAFLRR; this is encoded by the coding sequence CTGATCGTGGTCGCGGGGCCGACGGCGTCGGGGAAGTCGGCGCTTGCTGCGGCCCTGGCCCTGGCGCTCGGCGGCGAGGTGGTCTCCGCCGACTCCCAGCAGGTGTACCAGGGCTTCGACATCGGCACGGCCAAGCCGACGCCCGACGAGCTCGCGCTCGCGCCGCACCATCTGATTTCGATCCTCGACGCGCGCGAGGCGCGCATGGACGCCGCGCGCTACGCCGATCGCGCCGACGCCGCCATTCGCGAGATCGCCGCGCGCGATCACGTCGCGATTGTCGCAGGTGGCACCGGGCTCTACCTGCGCGCGCTGCTGCACGGCGTGATGGACGCGCCCGGCCGCGATCAGGCGTTCCGCGACGCGCTCCGCATTCGTGCAGCGGAAGTCGGCTGGCCCGCGCTGCACGCCGAGCTCGCCGAAAAAGATCCTGAGGCGGCTGCGGCGATCACCCCGCAGGACCGCGTGCGCATCGAGCGGGCGCTGGAGCTCATCGCGACGACGGGACAGCGCGCGTCGGAGCTGCGCAAGGCGCACGGCTTTCTGCCCGCGCGCTACGAGTTCCTCGGGCTGCGGCTGGAGCTTCCGCGCGAAGAGCTCTACGCGCGCATCGACGCACGCACCCAGGCGATGTTCGACGGCGGGCTCGTCGAAGAAACGGAGCGGCTGTTGTCGCAAGGCCTGGACGACGCGCCGCCGATGGCGAGCATCGGCTACCTGCAGGCGCGAGCGGTGCTTCGCGGCGAGCTCACCCGCGAGCAGGCCGTCGCAGATACCGCGCAGCAGACGCGCAAGTACGCCAAGCGGCAGCTCACGTGGTTCAAGAAGGAGCCGGGCTTTCGCGCCATCGCGGCGCCCGATGCAGAGGGGCTCGCGCGCTTGATCGACGAAGCGCACGCGTTTCTTCGGCGCTAG
- a CDS encoding diguanylate cyclase: MGEQELVIWLPAESARLRPVVDALCADGHALASDGPHAPCLALVDAARAGPQATFARLDATEGNRGRSPFVAVLADEPELGARWLQEGADEYASTPAELLARVRARLQRGRATSGGAIPLPIAAELALAEAERTLAARAVELVVLGGRGGQRCFVRAGGRAIESNEPDPELPKVALGPPGVRIFTAGVEAPPAIVRRLNGAEAVAVLGLYHDGESLGAVVATLGELPTPAHLEAFGALGPALGNAVRGAVSLEEAFLGRFRDLLESNRRLRELNHAKDEFLAVCVHDLRSPLTALLSHATLLGAGARGALPVPARASVDAMLRQARTMEELIHSLLAQRALETGTLELQRVSTDPAVLLAECVEAALPAAQARGVELIAEGLLQGPQPIEVDAPRLREAVGNLLANAVKYTPAGGQVVLDLKQDALGTTVVIADNGPGIAPDELPHLFQRYRRGRSGRAVGGGGVGLGLSWAREVLRLHGGTISVQSALGQGTRFTIRLPLRGGERDVEATTERPRVLVVEDDRDVREVTLELMRDRFEVICAEDGEDGVRLARTERPDVVLMDLFMPRLDGFAALEDLRRDPRTVETPVIFLSGSGDEQVKLRVLGLGAADYLVKPFSPRELLARVEKALEATRQRRAAAALAQVDALTGLPNYGAFRTRLDEELKRAARYHTPLSAVMIDLDRLKQLNDAHGHEAGNRAIVALADHVRSNLRGSDFAARFGGDEFVVLLPHTRAEEAAIFAERVRAGLGQLRLPHGGERVSLHASFGVCALPADGVTGPEEALRGADEALYAAKRAGRDRVCVAGVDAADGAANAMPA, from the coding sequence GTGGGAGAGCAGGAGCTGGTGATCTGGCTGCCCGCAGAGAGCGCCCGCCTTCGGCCGGTGGTGGACGCGCTTTGCGCCGACGGCCACGCGCTCGCGTCGGACGGGCCGCACGCGCCGTGTCTGGCGCTGGTGGATGCGGCGCGCGCCGGGCCGCAGGCGACGTTCGCGCGGCTCGACGCCACCGAGGGCAACCGCGGTCGAAGCCCGTTCGTGGCCGTGCTCGCCGATGAGCCCGAGCTGGGCGCGCGTTGGCTGCAAGAAGGCGCCGACGAGTACGCCTCGACACCGGCCGAGCTGTTGGCCCGCGTGCGCGCGCGGCTCCAGCGCGGAAGAGCGACCTCCGGCGGCGCCATTCCCTTGCCGATCGCGGCGGAGCTGGCCCTGGCCGAGGCCGAGCGCACGCTGGCAGCACGAGCTGTCGAGCTGGTGGTTTTGGGCGGGCGCGGCGGTCAGCGCTGCTTCGTGCGCGCCGGTGGACGTGCCATCGAGTCCAACGAGCCCGACCCCGAGCTTCCCAAGGTGGCGCTGGGTCCTCCAGGCGTCCGCATCTTCACGGCTGGCGTGGAAGCACCGCCGGCGATCGTCCGTCGGCTGAATGGCGCGGAGGCCGTGGCGGTGCTCGGGCTGTACCACGACGGCGAGTCGCTCGGCGCCGTGGTGGCCACGCTCGGCGAGCTGCCCACGCCCGCGCACCTCGAGGCCTTCGGCGCGCTCGGGCCCGCGCTGGGAAATGCGGTGCGCGGCGCGGTGTCGCTGGAGGAGGCGTTCCTCGGACGCTTCCGCGATCTGCTCGAATCCAACCGCCGGCTGCGCGAGCTGAACCACGCCAAGGACGAGTTCCTCGCCGTCTGCGTTCACGACCTGCGAAGCCCGCTCACGGCGCTGCTCAGCCACGCGACCTTGCTCGGTGCGGGCGCGCGCGGGGCGCTGCCGGTGCCGGCGCGCGCCTCGGTGGATGCCATGCTGCGCCAGGCGCGGACGATGGAGGAGCTCATCCACAGCCTCCTCGCCCAGCGCGCCCTGGAGACGGGGACGCTCGAGCTGCAGCGCGTGTCGACCGACCCCGCGGTGCTGCTCGCGGAGTGTGTCGAAGCGGCGCTGCCGGCCGCGCAAGCCCGGGGCGTGGAGCTCATCGCCGAGGGGCTGCTCCAGGGCCCTCAGCCCATCGAGGTCGATGCGCCCCGGCTGCGCGAAGCGGTGGGCAACCTGCTCGCCAACGCCGTGAAGTACACGCCTGCAGGCGGCCAGGTGGTGCTCGACCTCAAGCAGGACGCGCTCGGCACCACCGTGGTCATCGCCGACAACGGCCCGGGCATCGCGCCCGACGAGCTGCCGCACCTCTTCCAGCGCTACCGACGCGGCCGCAGCGGGCGCGCGGTGGGCGGCGGCGGCGTGGGCCTGGGGCTGTCGTGGGCGCGCGAGGTGCTGCGGCTTCACGGCGGGACAATCAGCGTCCAGAGCGCGCTCGGCCAAGGCACGCGCTTCACGATTCGCTTGCCGCTGCGTGGCGGCGAGCGCGACGTGGAGGCGACCACCGAGCGGCCGCGCGTGCTCGTGGTGGAGGACGACCGCGACGTGCGCGAGGTGACGCTGGAGCTCATGCGCGATCGCTTCGAGGTCATCTGCGCCGAGGACGGAGAAGACGGCGTGCGGCTCGCGCGCACCGAGCGGCCCGACGTGGTGCTCATGGATCTCTTCATGCCCCGGCTCGACGGCTTCGCCGCGCTCGAGGATCTCCGCCGCGATCCGCGCACGGTGGAGACGCCGGTCATCTTCCTCTCGGGCTCGGGCGACGAGCAGGTGAAGCTGCGCGTGCTCGGCCTGGGCGCCGCGGACTACCTGGTGAAGCCGTTCTCGCCGCGCGAGCTCTTGGCGCGGGTGGAGAAGGCGCTGGAGGCCACGCGGCAGCGGCGGGCGGCGGCGGCGCTGGCCCAGGTCGACGCGCTCACCGGGCTGCCCAACTACGGCGCCTTCCGAACCCGCCTCGACGAGGAGCTCAAGCGCGCTGCGCGGTACCACACGCCGCTCTCGGCGGTGATGATCGACCTCGACCGGCTCAAGCAGCTCAACGACGCCCACGGGCACGAGGCCGGCAACCGCGCCATCGTCGCGCTGGCGGATCACGTGCGCTCCAACCTGCGCGGCTCGGACTTCGCCGCACGCTTCGGCGGCGACGAGTTCGTGGTGCTCCTGCCCCACACCCGCGCGGAGGAGGCCGCGATCTTCGCCGAGCGCGTGCGTGCGGGGCTGGGCCAGCTGCGGCTGCCCCATGGCGGCGAGCGCGTGTCGCTGCACGCGAGCTTCGGGGTGTGCGCGCTGCCGGCGGACGGCGTGACCGGGCCCGAGGAGGCGCTGCGCGGCGCCGACGAAGCGCTCTACGCCGCCAAGCGCGCGGGGCGCGACCGGGTCTGCGTGGCGGGCGTCGATGCGGCGGACGGCGCGGCCAACGCGATGCCCGCCTGA
- a CDS encoding RsmB/NOP family class I SAM-dependent RNA methyltransferase, which produces MATKKAIRAALVSLDALAQGEPLRLAVSQGLRSESDLGPKERRWAASAAREVCRDLRRLDAFLAQAGLALRTLIPQDKSLARLLAVRLRVHGDDPKVALRELALPGPRRPRSISDAQLADVASKMPAELELPEDPIARRALQFSYPDWILQELADAIPQGELDPWLDANAAAPGLDLRVNLARAKPDDVRAELEKAGFAIEQGRFLPEALRCEDRAALFDTSAFKQGRIDVQDEASQLIVRLCGVSPGVKSLDFCAGAGGKSLALAALGARVTATDGIAARLKPLRERRKRAGAHIEIVDRAEGEFEVVLVDAPCSGLGALAREPDGKWRLAKDALAALPDKQLAILEQASTHVAKGGRLVYATCSPLPEEDERVVERFLAKHPDFSQLPPARTLGEALANRLGAEQAMRLWAHRHGTGSFFAALLARR; this is translated from the coding sequence ATGGCAACCAAGAAGGCCATCCGAGCCGCGTTGGTCTCGCTCGACGCGCTCGCGCAAGGCGAGCCGCTCCGGCTCGCGGTTTCCCAGGGGCTGCGCTCGGAGTCGGACCTCGGGCCGAAGGAGCGGCGCTGGGCGGCGTCGGCGGCGCGCGAGGTGTGTCGCGATTTGCGGCGGCTCGACGCGTTCCTCGCGCAAGCCGGGCTCGCCCTGCGCACGCTCATTCCCCAGGACAAGAGCCTCGCGCGGCTGCTCGCGGTTCGGCTGCGCGTCCACGGCGATGATCCGAAGGTCGCGCTGCGAGAGCTGGCGCTGCCCGGGCCGCGCCGGCCGAGATCGATCAGCGATGCGCAGCTCGCCGATGTCGCTTCGAAGATGCCCGCGGAGCTCGAGCTCCCGGAGGATCCGATCGCGCGTCGAGCGCTGCAGTTCTCGTATCCCGATTGGATCTTGCAGGAGCTGGCCGACGCGATTCCGCAGGGTGAGCTCGACCCGTGGCTCGATGCGAACGCCGCGGCGCCAGGGCTCGACCTGCGCGTGAACCTCGCGCGCGCCAAGCCGGACGACGTGCGCGCCGAGCTCGAGAAAGCAGGATTTGCGATCGAGCAGGGCCGCTTCTTGCCCGAAGCGCTGCGCTGCGAGGACCGGGCGGCGCTCTTCGATACTTCCGCGTTCAAGCAAGGCCGCATCGACGTCCAGGATGAAGCGAGCCAGCTCATCGTGCGGCTCTGCGGCGTTTCACCGGGAGTGAAGTCGCTGGATTTCTGTGCGGGCGCCGGTGGCAAGTCGCTCGCGCTGGCGGCGCTCGGCGCGCGCGTGACCGCGACCGACGGCATAGCCGCGCGGCTCAAGCCGCTGCGCGAGCGTCGCAAGCGCGCGGGCGCGCACATCGAGATCGTCGACCGGGCGGAGGGCGAGTTCGAGGTCGTGCTCGTCGACGCGCCGTGCTCGGGATTGGGCGCGCTCGCGCGCGAGCCGGACGGGAAGTGGCGGCTCGCGAAGGACGCGCTCGCGGCCCTGCCCGACAAGCAGCTGGCGATCCTCGAGCAGGCGAGCACGCACGTCGCGAAGGGCGGGCGGCTCGTGTACGCCACCTGCTCGCCGCTGCCCGAGGAGGACGAGCGCGTGGTCGAGCGGTTCCTCGCGAAGCATCCGGATTTCTCTCAGCTCCCGCCCGCGCGCACGCTCGGCGAGGCATTGGCCAACCGGCTCGGCGCCGAGCAGGCGATGCGGCTCTGGGCCCATCGGCATGGGACCGGCTCGTTCTTCGCGGCGCTGCTCGCGCGCCGCTGA